The following coding sequences lie in one Haloarcula marina genomic window:
- a CDS encoding aldo/keto reductase has product MDSIPLGTTGETVSPICLGAMYFGSKTDPETSREILDRYYDAGGRFIDTANIYATWVDGFAEPKSEPFLGEWMADRGNRDDLFVATKVGFEYGDVPKSLDPGVIEQEVDKSLDRLDTDYIDLLYAHVDDRDTALEETMEAFDRLIESGKVRHIGASNYYGWRLAQANTIAEERGLTQFSCVQPRFSYLIPHRNSDFVRQRPATDESVTYCDDHDLTMLPYSPLLRGCYGREDRPIPDRYVTTENRLKMETVRDIAERRDVSGNQVVLAWLTQRDPPTIPVIGCSTVDQLEQNLASLDLSLSEHERERLDSIETLGGLH; this is encoded by the coding sequence ATGGATTCGATCCCACTCGGAACAACTGGTGAGACGGTCAGTCCGATCTGTCTTGGTGCGATGTATTTCGGGAGTAAGACCGATCCTGAGACGTCTCGGGAGATACTCGACCGGTACTACGATGCCGGGGGCCGGTTCATCGATACTGCCAACATCTATGCGACCTGGGTTGACGGCTTTGCTGAGCCGAAAAGTGAGCCGTTTCTCGGAGAATGGATGGCTGACCGTGGAAATCGAGATGACCTCTTCGTAGCGACGAAGGTAGGATTTGAGTACGGCGACGTTCCCAAGTCACTCGACCCGGGTGTTATTGAGCAGGAGGTCGACAAGAGTCTCGACAGGCTAGACACCGACTATATTGACCTCTTGTATGCGCACGTTGACGACAGGGACACGGCACTCGAGGAGACCATGGAGGCGTTCGACCGGCTCATTGAATCCGGCAAAGTCCGTCACATCGGTGCGAGCAACTACTACGGATGGCGGCTCGCACAAGCAAACACCATAGCGGAAGAACGAGGCCTCACGCAGTTCAGTTGTGTCCAGCCGCGTTTTTCGTATCTCATTCCGCATCGCAACTCTGATTTCGTGCGCCAGCGCCCGGCGACTGACGAATCTGTCACGTACTGTGACGACCACGATTTGACGATGCTTCCATATTCCCCACTGTTGAGGGGGTGCTACGGCCGTGAAGACCGCCCCATTCCGGACCGGTACGTCACCACGGAGAACCGACTGAAGATGGAGACAGTTCGGGATATCGCCGAACGACGGGATGTATCGGGTAACCAGGTCGTCCTTGCATGGCTCACTCAACGCGACCCGCCGACAATCCCGGTCATCGGGTGTAGTACCGTCGACCAACTCGAACAGAATCTCGCGTCGCTTGACCTCTCGCTATCCGAGCATGAACGTGAACGGCTCGACAGCATCGAAACGCTGGGCGGCCTTCACTGA
- a CDS encoding NAD-dependent epimerase/dehydratase family protein has protein sequence MQVLIIGGTGLISTGITRQAAAAGHDVTVFTRGETEAVLPASVEHITGDRTDRDALERARDAVPLGCVIDMVGFDPADIETAIDVFRGHIDQYVFCSTVDVYHRPVETMPIQERAAREPPVSEYGGNKATCEDRLFEAYRKDGFPATVIRPWHTYGGDRGLLDTLSSDAYVDRLRRGKPIVVHGDGTSVWAPCHRDDVAAAFVTAIGNHETIGEAYHTTATEPMTWNQYHQRAAAALDAPEPELVHVPTDALCEGAPDRVAPLLNHYQFSTVFDMSKAERDLGFQQTVSWEDGVERTVTRLAEDDAIDDWDSDPEYDAIVSAWRDATDSFAASLH, from the coding sequence ATGCAGGTACTCATTATCGGCGGTACGGGCCTCATCAGCACGGGAATCACCCGACAAGCAGCCGCTGCCGGTCACGACGTTACAGTATTCACCCGCGGAGAGACCGAAGCGGTTCTCCCGGCGTCAGTCGAACATATCACCGGTGACCGGACCGACCGCGACGCGCTGGAACGGGCCCGAGACGCAGTCCCGCTCGGCTGTGTGATAGACATGGTCGGCTTCGATCCAGCCGACATCGAGACGGCTATCGACGTATTCCGCGGACACATCGATCAGTACGTCTTCTGTAGCACGGTCGACGTGTACCACCGCCCGGTCGAGACGATGCCGATTCAGGAGCGTGCCGCCCGCGAACCACCAGTCAGCGAGTACGGTGGGAACAAGGCGACCTGTGAGGACCGCCTGTTCGAAGCTTACCGGAAAGACGGGTTCCCGGCGACAGTCATCCGACCATGGCACACCTACGGGGGTGATCGCGGCCTCCTCGATACGCTATCGAGCGACGCGTATGTCGACCGTCTCCGACGAGGAAAGCCCATCGTCGTTCACGGGGACGGGACCTCCGTGTGGGCACCGTGTCACCGCGACGACGTGGCCGCCGCGTTCGTCACTGCAATCGGAAATCACGAGACGATCGGCGAGGCCTACCACACGACTGCAACCGAGCCGATGACGTGGAATCAGTACCACCAGCGGGCGGCGGCAGCGCTGGACGCTCCGGAGCCGGAACTGGTTCACGTGCCAACTGACGCGCTTTGTGAGGGGGCTCCCGACCGGGTGGCACCGCTGCTGAATCACTATCAGTTCTCGACAGTGTTCGACATGAGCAAAGCCGAACGGGACCTCGGATTCCAGCAGACCGTCTCGTGGGAAGACGGTGTCGAGCGAACAGTCACCCGCCTCGCGGAGGACGACGCTATCGACGACTGGGACAGCGACCCTGAGTACGACGCTATCGTTTCGGCGTGGCGTGATGCGACTGATTCGTTCGCCGCCTCGCTCCACTAG
- a CDS encoding aldo/keto reductase produces the protein MEYTTLGETGTEVSRICLGCMSFGSEEPWMLDEDESQEIIDRAVELGINFFDTANAYSAGESEETLGRALDERDRAEQVVATKTFFPVDEDGPNRSGLSRKAIEQELAASLDRLGMDTVDLLQIHRWDDETPIEETMRTLDDAVRRGDVRYLGASSMFAYQLAAAQETSRSQGLEHFVAMQNHYHLAYREEEREVLPLCQEEGIGVIPWGPLGQGFLTRPLEELQATTRGDPENHHNPTPEYGAGGGQEINERVQELAADYGVSMAQLSLAWLLHKEWVTSPIVGTTSIEHLEEAVEAVEIDLSDADIDYLEEPYEPLAIIGHE, from the coding sequence ATGGAGTACACGACGTTAGGAGAGACTGGTACAGAAGTCAGTCGCATCTGCTTAGGATGTATGAGTTTCGGTAGCGAGGAACCGTGGATGCTTGATGAAGACGAGTCCCAGGAAATCATTGACCGCGCTGTGGAGCTGGGTATCAATTTCTTCGACACGGCCAACGCCTACTCGGCGGGGGAGAGCGAGGAGACCCTTGGTCGTGCACTAGACGAGCGTGACCGAGCCGAACAGGTCGTCGCGACGAAGACGTTCTTCCCTGTCGACGAGGATGGCCCCAACCGGAGTGGGCTCTCGCGGAAAGCCATCGAACAGGAATTGGCGGCGTCGCTGGACCGACTCGGGATGGATACTGTCGATCTCCTGCAGATACACCGCTGGGACGACGAGACCCCTATCGAAGAGACGATGCGGACGCTTGACGACGCCGTCCGCCGTGGTGATGTGCGCTATCTTGGTGCCTCCTCGATGTTCGCTTACCAACTCGCCGCCGCGCAAGAGACTTCGCGGAGTCAGGGACTGGAGCATTTTGTCGCGATGCAGAACCACTACCATCTGGCGTACCGTGAAGAAGAACGTGAGGTACTGCCCCTCTGCCAGGAGGAAGGTATCGGCGTCATCCCGTGGGGTCCGCTGGGACAGGGCTTCCTCACCCGCCCACTCGAAGAATTGCAGGCGACCACCCGTGGCGACCCGGAGAATCATCACAACCCAACACCAGAGTACGGGGCCGGTGGCGGCCAAGAGATCAACGAGCGCGTCCAAGAACTGGCCGCCGACTACGGTGTCTCGATGGCGCAGTTGTCGCTGGCATGGCTACTGCACAAGGAGTGGGTGACCTCGCCTATCGTCGGGACGACGAGCATCGAGCATCTGGAGGAGGCTGTAGAGGCAGTGGAGATAGATCTCTCCGATGCTGATATCGACTATCTCGAAGAACCATACGAACCGCTGGCGATCATCGGCCATGAGTAA
- a CDS encoding helix-turn-helix domain-containing protein produces MSVTAKIHIEHENLALVPTLRTLSDVNIRVITEGTTAPGATNFPFLIEYHDRAELESHLDDDPTVEGYELVDWTDDTGIYYIAHTSETLLISTPVTEVNGFLVNTETKGNGWLARLLLPNRAALNTIWEFATDNDMSFEIIEIYGNDDAGTDTSYGLTDEQMAALKTAYRKGYFGEPREISLDEVAAEMDLSSTAMSGRLRRGMRNLVGATIIDVEEE; encoded by the coding sequence ATGTCTGTCACAGCGAAGATACACATCGAGCACGAAAACCTCGCTCTGGTCCCGACGTTACGGACGCTGAGCGACGTCAATATCCGGGTCATCACGGAAGGGACCACCGCACCCGGGGCGACCAATTTCCCGTTCCTCATCGAGTATCACGACCGGGCGGAACTCGAATCACATCTCGACGACGACCCGACCGTCGAGGGGTACGAACTCGTCGACTGGACAGACGACACCGGTATCTACTACATCGCCCACACGTCGGAGACGTTGCTCATCAGTACCCCCGTTACGGAAGTCAACGGCTTCCTGGTCAACACGGAGACGAAGGGCAACGGGTGGCTCGCGCGCCTATTGCTTCCGAACAGGGCGGCGCTCAACACCATTTGGGAGTTCGCCACGGACAACGACATGTCCTTCGAGATAATCGAGATTTACGGCAACGATGACGCCGGAACCGATACCTCCTACGGCCTGACCGACGAGCAGATGGCGGCGCTGAAGACGGCCTACCGGAAGGGGTATTTCGGCGAACCACGAGAGATTTCGTTGGACGAGGTGGCGGCGGAGATGGACCTCTCCTCGACGGCGATGAGCGGGCGGCTCCGCCGGGGAATGCGCAATCTCGTGGGCGCGACTATCATCGACGTCGAAGAGGAGTAA
- a CDS encoding MFS transporter: MVGTTLGDVRRLPREVAIVVGLISGSQFVNHMYLVLLPPILTILSDEFEVSLALLGIALGVQALTNTVFQLPFGYLADHYDRTIALAVSSFLGAIGVLVVAISPSFGWLVVGQAIIGIGVAGHHPAHYPLLTDATPDSIRGRAFSVYNFGGMLGFAAPPVIITAIITFPDLTWRHAIGTVGIVGIVYAVVVTAVFARSLGREITGPNVTDTDQADGILDRVRAELRSLVADSEILIVAVLALVAATANWALSSYTVVFLTETYEIPLEQANLTLTGLFLTGSVGVLASGSLTDRFSPAPVMLVSFVGLTVLVGVIASSLAPAIVAIGLFLAVGAVRSLEGPARDTLTERLSGDGTVGKSFAVVTIGIMLGSTIAPPVFGYLIDQFGVQAAFFAVGAVAAIATAVTVMIALRIDAISDLEPIPLD; encoded by the coding sequence ATGGTCGGTACTACGCTTGGCGACGTCCGTCGCCTGCCCAGGGAGGTCGCCATAGTAGTCGGGCTGATCAGCGGGTCGCAGTTCGTCAATCACATGTATCTCGTCTTGTTGCCGCCGATACTGACGATTCTCTCTGACGAGTTCGAGGTATCGCTCGCACTCTTGGGCATCGCCCTGGGCGTGCAAGCGTTGACCAATACCGTCTTCCAGCTCCCGTTCGGGTATCTCGCAGACCACTACGATCGCACGATCGCCCTCGCAGTCTCGTCCTTCTTGGGGGCAATCGGCGTACTGGTCGTCGCTATCTCGCCCTCGTTCGGCTGGTTGGTCGTCGGACAAGCGATCATCGGAATCGGCGTCGCGGGACATCACCCCGCACACTATCCGCTGTTGACGGATGCGACTCCTGATTCGATCCGCGGTCGTGCGTTCTCGGTTTACAACTTCGGCGGGATGCTCGGCTTCGCCGCACCACCGGTCATCATCACTGCGATTATCACATTCCCTGATCTGACGTGGCGCCACGCAATCGGGACAGTAGGCATCGTCGGGATTGTGTACGCAGTAGTGGTCACAGCAGTCTTCGCCCGTTCACTCGGTCGAGAAATCACCGGCCCGAACGTCACTGACACGGACCAGGCAGATGGCATCCTCGACCGCGTTCGAGCGGAACTTCGGTCACTCGTTGCCGATTCCGAGATCCTCATCGTCGCAGTCCTCGCCCTCGTCGCCGCGACAGCCAACTGGGCGCTTTCGTCATACACCGTCGTGTTCCTCACCGAGACCTACGAGATTCCCCTCGAACAAGCGAACCTCACCCTGACTGGTCTCTTTTTAACCGGCTCCGTCGGCGTGCTCGCAAGTGGGTCATTGACTGACCGGTTCTCTCCCGCTCCGGTCATGTTGGTGAGTTTCGTCGGACTCACCGTACTCGTCGGCGTCATCGCGTCGAGTCTCGCTCCCGCAATCGTCGCCATCGGCCTATTCCTCGCCGTCGGTGCGGTTCGGAGCCTCGAAGGTCCCGCCAGAGACACCCTCACAGAGCGACTTTCAGGAGACGGAACGGTCGGAAAGAGCTTTGCCGTCGTCACCATCGGAATCATGCTGGGGAGCACGATTGCACCGCCAGTGTTCGGGTATCTCATCGACCAGTTCGGCGTTCAGGCAGCGTTCTTTGCTGTAGGGGCAGTGGCAGCGATTGCGACCGCCGTCACAGTCATGATAGCCCTTCGAATCGACGCGATCTCCGACTTGGAACCGATCCCCTTAGACTGA
- a CDS encoding NAD-dependent epimerase/dehydratase family protein — MDVLVIGGTGIISTGITEQLVDADHDVTLYNRGKTDVAVPSKVELVRGDREALDQFELDMEALAPTAVVDMRCFTPAEARSAIRAFPEVERYVFCSTVAAYDHPVDSYPITETAERKRAGENYGEAKAECERIFDRAHEETGFPVVTLRPGHTYGEGGNRGGLCYSLGWEQTAFIDRLRRGLPIVVHDSGTSLWASCHRDDVAAAFVAALDNGETGEHYQVATETSHAWDNYLRRAARAIDAPEPELVHVPTEFIAAALPDQSELLTRDLKYSLAYDSSKAREALGFQPEISWADGFRRTVSWLDEQDEIDPAESSHDDELIVAWEQALETGLSAFIE, encoded by the coding sequence ATGGACGTACTCGTTATCGGTGGGACCGGCATCATCAGCACCGGTATCACCGAACAGTTGGTGGACGCCGACCACGACGTCACCTTGTACAACCGGGGGAAAACGGACGTTGCAGTCCCGAGCAAGGTCGAACTGGTGCGAGGTGACCGCGAGGCACTCGATCAGTTCGAACTCGACATGGAAGCGCTCGCCCCGACAGCAGTGGTCGATATGCGCTGTTTCACTCCCGCTGAGGCCCGAAGCGCCATTCGAGCCTTCCCCGAGGTCGAACGCTACGTGTTCTGTAGCACCGTCGCGGCCTACGATCATCCTGTCGACTCGTACCCGATTACCGAAACCGCCGAACGAAAGCGCGCTGGCGAGAACTACGGCGAAGCAAAGGCCGAATGCGAGCGAATCTTCGACAGAGCTCACGAGGAGACAGGGTTCCCCGTCGTCACGCTCAGGCCGGGCCACACCTACGGAGAGGGCGGCAACCGCGGCGGCCTCTGTTATTCCCTGGGTTGGGAACAAACTGCGTTCATCGACCGGCTCCGACGTGGACTACCGATTGTCGTCCACGACAGTGGCACATCGCTGTGGGCATCGTGCCACCGCGACGACGTGGCCGCCGCGTTCGTCGCCGCACTCGACAATGGTGAAACGGGCGAGCATTACCAGGTCGCGACTGAGACCTCCCATGCATGGGACAACTACCTCAGGAGGGCCGCGCGAGCGATCGACGCTCCAGAACCGGAACTGGTCCACGTCCCGACCGAGTTCATCGCCGCGGCACTACCCGACCAGTCCGAGCTCCTCACCCGTGACCTGAAGTACAGTTTGGCGTACGATTCGAGCAAGGCACGTGAGGCGCTGGGCTTCCAACCGGAGATATCATGGGCAGATGGGTTCCGTAGAACCGTCTCGTGGCTCGATGAACAGGACGAGATCGACCCCGCGGAATCCTCTCACGACGACGAACTCATCGTCGCGTGGGAGCAAGCGCTCGAGACTGGGCTCTCCGCGTTCATCGAGTAG
- a CDS encoding carbohydrate ABC transporter permease yields the protein MGGTESQGKARSSIWGRFSAVGFHCLIWSLVFVVLLPISWPLLLSLHAVPSTTILDRGVTWWLRGIQFDAFAVTVFHTPFLRLLSNSVIVSTAAAFLSTALAVTSAYGINRFDFAGRRFFAGSLLVQLMVPNIVIAIPLLLIFRTIGLFNSHLGLVIAYVAFTLPFMTWLLLPIFSNIPTWLEDAARIDGCSRLGAFLWAFLPAAKPALAAAFTFAWVISYNELLFAVILLNDPAKRTLPVGYSYGVGDIGVASLLASFPALLIFAVLWRYFLQGDLRRLAG from the coding sequence ATGGGCGGAACCGAGAGTCAGGGTAAAGCCAGGAGTTCGATTTGGGGTCGTTTCTCTGCGGTCGGCTTCCACTGTCTTATCTGGTCTCTCGTGTTCGTCGTGCTCCTGCCGATCAGTTGGCCATTGCTGTTATCTTTACACGCAGTCCCATCCACGACTATCCTCGACCGTGGCGTCACGTGGTGGCTCCGGGGGATCCAGTTCGATGCCTTCGCAGTAACGGTGTTTCACACACCGTTCCTCCGACTGCTTTCCAACAGCGTAATTGTTTCCACCGCAGCAGCGTTCCTCAGCACTGCCCTCGCGGTGACCAGTGCCTACGGGATCAATCGCTTCGATTTCGCCGGGCGTCGATTCTTCGCAGGTTCGCTTCTGGTACAACTAATGGTCCCAAATATCGTGATCGCTATCCCGCTGTTACTCATTTTCAGGACTATCGGCTTGTTCAACAGCCATCTCGGCCTCGTGATCGCGTACGTCGCTTTCACACTCCCGTTCATGACGTGGCTGCTCCTCCCTATATTCTCGAATATCCCGACCTGGCTCGAAGACGCCGCACGAATCGACGGTTGTTCGCGCCTCGGTGCGTTCCTCTGGGCGTTCCTCCCGGCTGCTAAACCCGCCCTCGCGGCCGCGTTTACGTTCGCCTGGGTTATCTCGTACAACGAACTGCTCTTTGCAGTGATCTTACTCAACGATCCCGCAAAGCGCACCCTTCCTGTCGGATACAGTTATGGCGTTGGCGATATCGGTGTTGCGTCGCTGCTCGCTTCATTCCCGGCCCTCCTGATCTTCGCGGTTCTGTGGCGCTACTTTTTACAGGGTGACCTAAGACGACTTGCCGGCTGA
- a CDS encoding PQQ-binding-like beta-propeller repeat protein, whose protein sequence is MTGKESEARSEPHRWTRRGFASLLAGAVSAGCLRTGTGDATPTASGTDAPPGTTEAAAATAIDENAATNADTDTPSGLGEAWATDLSGRTNVVRVAPDGDTVIVGGLEGISAVSAADGTVAWTTDTSMLFTLPAVTASTVYAPGDDGTLYALSQSDGSTRWTFEAETGLTTVPLAVTERDRLIVGAGETGGRTVGAVGESEYDPTYLYALDMTGTEVWSIETANGDPVSAVAVHDDRLYLRTYNRIEAHSLSDGTRTWRVGPHDVQWENISRTPYRARRMFADENGVYAPTRDGITALAPDGTKRWRFEPFDSPSRYQYAPGTLFVGAEDNAVYAVDTADGSRRWRTQLDGAVNVLVRDGEALWTGTEAATIGQLDAESGEQVFTHGVADAVAAGDAVGATEFFCMTGQTLSKYERR, encoded by the coding sequence ATGACTGGGAAGGAATCAGAGGCTCGGTCCGAACCCCATCGCTGGACGCGACGCGGTTTCGCCAGCCTGCTCGCAGGTGCCGTCTCCGCTGGCTGTCTCCGCACGGGGACCGGCGACGCGACGCCGACCGCGAGCGGAACCGACGCGCCGCCGGGAACGACGGAGGCTGCAGCGGCGACAGCCATCGACGAGAACGCGGCGACGAACGCGGACACGGACACGCCCAGCGGACTCGGGGAAGCGTGGGCGACGGACCTGTCGGGGCGGACCAACGTCGTTCGAGTGGCACCCGACGGGGACACCGTCATCGTCGGCGGGCTAGAGGGCATCAGTGCGGTGTCGGCGGCCGATGGCACGGTGGCGTGGACGACTGACACCTCAATGCTGTTCACGCTCCCCGCGGTGACCGCGTCGACGGTCTATGCGCCCGGCGATGACGGCACGCTCTATGCCCTCTCGCAGTCGGACGGGTCGACGCGATGGACGTTCGAAGCAGAGACGGGTCTGACGACGGTTCCGCTCGCTGTGACGGAACGCGACCGCCTCATCGTCGGTGCTGGAGAGACCGGCGGCAGGACGGTCGGGGCCGTCGGCGAATCGGAGTACGATCCGACGTATCTGTACGCGCTGGATATGACGGGTACCGAAGTCTGGTCAATCGAAACGGCGAACGGGGACCCGGTGTCGGCCGTCGCTGTCCACGACGACCGCCTCTATCTGCGGACGTACAACCGCATCGAAGCCCACTCGCTATCGGACGGAACCCGGACGTGGCGCGTCGGCCCGCACGACGTTCAGTGGGAAAACATCAGTCGCACGCCGTATCGCGCAAGGCGAATGTTCGCCGACGAGAACGGCGTGTACGCTCCGACACGCGACGGTATCACCGCCCTCGCCCCCGACGGGACGAAGCGCTGGCGGTTCGAACCGTTCGATAGCCCGTCGCGGTACCAGTATGCCCCCGGGACCCTGTTTGTCGGTGCAGAGGACAACGCCGTGTACGCCGTCGATACCGCCGACGGGTCACGACGGTGGCGCACGCAACTCGACGGGGCGGTCAACGTGTTGGTTCGCGATGGAGAGGCCCTCTGGACAGGTACTGAGGCCGCGACCATCGGACAGTTGGACGCCGAGAGCGGTGAACAGGTGTTCACCCACGGCGTCGCCGACGCCGTCGCGGCCGGTGACGCCGTCGGTGCGACCGAGTTCTTCTGCATGACTGGACAGACGCTCAGCAAGTACGAGCGGCGATAG
- a CDS encoding dihydrofolate reductase, giving the protein MKISLVAAVAANGVIGADGGVPWHFPEDLTHFRETTIGHPVVMGRRTFETIVDAVGGPLPDRDNVVLTTRPECLPDGVTAVESVPAARDAVRRHHADTAYVVGGGSVYRQFLPVADELVLTELDDAYEGDTTFPSVDWERWRAVDRDRHESFDIVTYARSSM; this is encoded by the coding sequence ATGAAAATATCGCTCGTGGCCGCCGTGGCCGCTAACGGTGTCATCGGTGCGGATGGTGGCGTTCCGTGGCATTTCCCCGAAGACCTGACACACTTCCGGGAGACGACCATCGGTCATCCGGTGGTCATGGGTCGACGGACGTTCGAGACGATAGTCGATGCCGTTGGCGGACCGCTTCCCGACCGGGACAACGTCGTGTTGACGACGCGTCCGGAGTGCCTGCCGGACGGCGTGACTGCGGTGGAGTCCGTTCCCGCCGCCCGCGATGCGGTCCGGCGTCACCACGCTGACACCGCCTACGTGGTCGGCGGCGGGTCGGTGTACCGACAGTTCCTCCCGGTCGCCGACGAACTCGTCCTGACGGAACTCGACGATGCATACGAGGGCGATACGACGTTCCCGTCTGTCGACTGGGAACGCTGGCGGGCGGTCGACCGTGACCGGCACGAGTCGTTCGACATCGTAACCTACGCTCGCTCGTCGATGTAG
- a CDS encoding PH domain-containing protein — translation MSRQDPQTPDATAKSTTEDTVVLRTNPTTKPTLIRLGVVLLLTLGVFGYLQLNPEALGSPDITNTGAIVVLLLGLILTVRFLIRTLVLVRTTYVVTDDHVEQRYELLFRTHSKGVRFDKLRSHELTQNRIQSVLGYGTISMNRGLGTLRLESVNDPETVYAAVQAGAKRAD, via the coding sequence ATGTCACGACAAGACCCACAGACCCCGGACGCAACGGCCAAATCGACCACCGAAGACACCGTGGTGCTCAGAACGAACCCGACGACGAAACCCACCCTGATTCGCCTCGGCGTCGTCCTCTTGCTCACTCTCGGGGTGTTCGGCTACCTCCAACTCAACCCAGAAGCACTCGGATCGCCGGACATCACGAATACGGGGGCGATCGTCGTCCTGCTCCTCGGGCTGATACTGACGGTCCGGTTCCTGATTCGGACGCTCGTCCTCGTCCGAACGACGTACGTTGTCACCGATGATCACGTCGAACAACGGTACGAACTCCTGTTTCGGACCCACTCGAAGGGCGTCAGATTCGACAAACTGCGGAGCCACGAACTGACGCAAAACCGAATCCAGTCGGTGCTGGGCTACGGGACGATTTCGATGAACCGAGGGTTGGGTACCCTCCGGTTAGAAAGCGTGAACGACCCAGAAACCGTCTACGCGGCCGTTCAGGCAGGTGCCAAACGGGCGGATTAA
- a CDS encoding PQQ-binding-like beta-propeller repeat protein — MRRTDSAPPTSRRRYLTALAAAVSTGGCLQFTEPATTATDEQRETAQSGGASDETTTETEAARTNTSTANQSSGAAWRASANAPFVAGPVVADGTVVATSLDRHVYGFDATTGRQQWSANSETELDKGLTVVDGVAVAAGVEEQLGVAINDGSVTYRKSGFENGTREQAAAADTVYQCGIQGGLRSLDPVTGDRRWLATSEEPRVVVDHDGDTVCVGLHPTGHHGAPPWAFAGFDAATGEELWYVERNIEDANANPSVAVAGGTCLAYNGGSHHMVIDARSGEVRREVTDSRIGRLYGSTDDDIVVSRGGKFEAIDGQTGKTRVRTTVGPGTPDATHLGDGTFWFLSGTTLYRFDIDSGEAATVGDLALDGTQVGDRDGGLAVVGETAFVTTSDARIHALSLP; from the coding sequence GTGCGACGCACCGACTCCGCTCCGCCGACGAGTCGACGCCGCTATCTCACTGCGCTCGCGGCCGCGGTCAGCACGGGTGGCTGTCTACAGTTCACCGAACCGGCGACGACTGCCACCGACGAGCAACGGGAGACGGCGCAGTCAGGCGGAGCCAGCGACGAGACGACAACAGAAACCGAGGCGGCGCGAACGAACACCTCGACTGCGAACCAGTCGTCTGGGGCGGCGTGGCGTGCGAGCGCGAACGCACCGTTCGTCGCCGGGCCAGTCGTCGCTGACGGGACCGTCGTTGCGACCAGTCTCGACCGGCACGTGTACGGATTCGACGCGACGACCGGCCGACAGCAGTGGTCCGCCAACAGCGAGACGGAACTAGACAAGGGCCTGACTGTCGTCGACGGCGTCGCCGTCGCGGCGGGAGTCGAGGAACAGTTGGGGGTCGCTATCAACGATGGTTCGGTAACGTACCGGAAGTCCGGATTCGAGAACGGGACCCGTGAACAGGCCGCCGCAGCCGACACAGTGTATCAGTGTGGAATACAGGGCGGCCTCAGGTCCCTCGACCCGGTCACCGGTGACCGTCGGTGGCTGGCGACGAGCGAGGAACCGCGCGTCGTGGTCGACCACGACGGTGACACGGTGTGCGTGGGGCTCCACCCGACCGGCCATCACGGGGCACCACCGTGGGCCTTCGCTGGTTTCGACGCCGCCACGGGCGAGGAACTGTGGTACGTCGAGCGCAATATCGAGGACGCGAACGCCAACCCGAGCGTCGCCGTCGCTGGTGGGACGTGTCTCGCGTACAACGGTGGGTCACACCACATGGTCATCGACGCACGGTCCGGCGAGGTGCGTCGGGAGGTCACGGATTCGCGAATCGGACGGCTCTACGGTAGCACGGACGACGATATCGTCGTCAGCCGCGGTGGGAAATTCGAAGCTATCGACGGCCAGACGGGAAAGACACGTGTACGGACCACGGTCGGTCCGGGGACCCCCGACGCCACGCACCTCGGCGACGGGACGTTCTGGTTCCTCTCGGGGACGACCCTCTACCGATTCGACATCGACAGCGGCGAGGCGGCGACAGTGGGCGACCTTGCACTCGACGGGACACAAGTCGGAGACCGCGACGGCGGACTGGCTGTCGTCGGCGAGACGGCGTTCGTGACGACTAGCGACGCGCGCATCCACGCACTCTCACTGCCATGA
- a CDS encoding cupin domain-containing protein, whose translation MLYVTEGTGIVGNRDEEFEVSAGNLVVFEPGEEHWHGTAEGADDHFSHLYFLAEPDDSELDIQEAP comes from the coding sequence ATCCTCTACGTCACCGAGGGCACCGGTATAGTCGGCAATCGCGATGAAGAGTTCGAGGTATCGGCGGGCAATCTGGTGGTCTTCGAACCAGGCGAAGAGCACTGGCACGGCACCGCCGAAGGCGCAGACGACCACTTCAGTCATCTCTATTTCCTCGCCGAACCAGACGACAGCGAACTAGACATTCAGGAGGCCCCCTGA